The sequence ttgatGTAAAACAGATAAGGTGGCTTTTTTCATTCACAGCCCAGTCATTTAACTCATGCGGTAGATTTTTAGATAACAGTGCAGACAagggggccaaatggcctctcctGCACTGCAGACCTGCACAGTATTTTATTTCAAGTATCTGTTGCAAGTACTGAAATACAGAGGGtgacggggagggagggagggagggctggtgaagagggaggggccatgggagtggcagagagagagagagagaaaagggcagTGAGGAGCAAGTGCTGCAGAAACCCTGGAGAAGGAGCTctgtgggaggggggtggtgaggagggggtggtggtgttgAGGGAGGGTGGAATTGAGGGAAGGGGCATCCAGGAGGGAGGGGACGGCGAGGAGAGAGGGTggcggggagggtgggggtgaccAGGTGGGAGGGTCGGCCAGGAGAGTGATGGGGGCAACCAGGAGGGAGGAgtaagtgaggagggagggggtggccaGGAGGCTGGGGGGCAGTGAGGAGAGAggggtggtgtggagggaggAAATGGCCAGGAGGGAGGGAGCAgcaaggagggagggggtagTCAGGAGGGAGGAgtaagtgaggagggaggggtaagtgaggagggtgggggtggtcAGGAGGGAAGAGTAAGTGAGGAGGGAGGAGTAAGCGAGTAGGGTGGGGGTGGTCAGGAGGGAGGAATAAGTGAGAAGGGAGGGGTAAGCAAAGAGGGTGGGGGCGGTCAGGAGGGAGGGGTAAGCAAGGAGGGAGGGGTAagcaaggagggagggggtggccaGGAGGGTggggggcagtgaggagggaggggtggcatGGAGGGAGGGGATGGCCAGGAGGGAGGAGTAAGTGAGAAGGGAGGGGTAAGCAAAGAGGGTGGGGGCGGTCAGGAGGGAGGGGTAAGCGAGGAGGGAGGGGCTGGCCAGGAGGGTggggggcagtgaggagggaggggtggtgtggagggaggggatggCCAGGAGGGAGGAGTAAGTGAGGAGGGTGGGGGCGGTCAGGAGGGAGGAGTAAGAGGAGTAAGCGAGGAGGGAGGGATAAGCAAGGAGGGTGGGGGCAGTCAGGAGGGTGGGGggcgtggagggagggtggggggcgtagagggaggggatggccaggagggagggagcagcaaggagggagggggtagTTAGGAGGGAGGAgtaagtgaggagggaggggtaagtgaggagggtgggggtggtcAGGAGGGAGGAGTAAGGAGGGAGGGGTAagcgaggagggagggggcggtcaggagggagggagcggccatGAAGGATGGGTAAgtgaggagggtgggggtggtcAGGAGGGAGGAGTaagcgaggagggagggggtggccaggagggagggggtgacgaggagggagggggtgacgaggagggagggggtgacgaggagggagggggtgacgaggagggtgggggtggCCAGGAGGGAGGAATGTGCCGGGAAGAGGAAGCTTCATCATCCTCGATTTAACCCTTTATCTTCCCCGACCCTTCGGCCCCTCTTCTAGCCTGTGCCAGCAGGCAGCCAGCACATGATCTCAGCCAACTCCACTCGGAGGGCATTGGCATCCCTCGCCATGCAGCGGCCTGTGGAGACCATCCTGCGTGCCAAGCTGCAGAGCGACCTGTCGCCTTCCCACCTGGAGGTGGTAAATGAAAGCCACCGGCACGCCGTTCCCCTGGGCTCCGAGACTCACTtcaaggtggtggtggtgagtCAGAGGTTTGAAGGGCTTCCTCTGCTCCAGCGACATAGGCTGGTGAACAAGGCCGTGCAGGAGGAGCTGGCCACCACCGTGCACGCCCTCTCCATCGTCGCTAAGACTCCACAGCAGTGGGCCGCTGATCCCCAGGTCAGCAGGAGCCCCCCATGCCTGGGAGGGTCCAAGCACCATGCCCCCCCGACCCGGGACCTCTGACCCCAGTGACTAAGGAACCCACCCAACTCTGGCAGCTGACCTACCAGCTATATTCGCAGCCAGGAAGCCATTCAGCCCGCTGTCCctgtattccccccccccccccccagctcccaTTTACCTACTCCTATTTCACCTCCCTGGTCCCCGTTGCCTCTTGCTGGGCAGagcaaggggctctgtggctgtaGGACAAACAAGCGGTtggtggtgactcgaggcgaggaacccaagtgggctgctggtgactgcggtcaaaggactcactccAGGGTTGTGGTCTGCTGGAGGACTGCCTCGAGACTGATGAAAgggcaccaggtatcggaactgggatgtgacaaagcgctggaggcttcctgatcgtgtcggaggtttggatctggaattcAGGCTGATGGATCGAatgggagtctgtgcggctgcagaggggGCTGGAGGtgaaatccatggacactcagtgggtgggtgggtggggtgggtgggtggggggggggctctcatttgcttctctgactgtaagtggcACTGGGGAATTTCTGCCAACAACAATCTGACTggattaaaggaaattttgtgtaacatcacattttcagcTTTATTACACGAAAATCAATGAATAAACCCAGCACTAGAGGTTCTCTGCTTGGTGTCCAACCGTGGCTGAGATCCCTGGTCCAGTTCTCTGCCCCTGGGAGCAGGCCCCTCTGCCCATCGACCTACCCCCATCCTCTGCAAGCTCTCTCTGATTCACGTCCTTCCGTCCATCCTCAGCCCCTCCCTCCATTCACACATTCCCTCACCCCCTTGACGTCACCCACTTCTcgtctcccccacctccctcttactcctcatcccctctcctctctcaccgcaccttcctccctcccccgcggtgggggaggggggttcagaGGCCCCTGAGATACATCATCTACCTCTAGATGCCAAGACTGATGATAATTCTCCATTTTGTGATTAACAACTTGGATGAGGGGGGTAGAAGGGTGGGTTggcaagtttgcagaagacacaaaGTTTGGTGGTGGTATGGATAGTGTATAGCAGggatctccaaagtggtcgatatcaacCCCTGGGGGTCAATGGGATTTTCCAAAGGATTGATaaatgctggggggggggtgtcagttGAATTTTTGTGATGAAAAGCAGTGGTGGGACAACGGAAAATAGCACTGATGGTGGGGGTAGCCAATCTTTCATGAGACCGGGCCTCAGTGGCTGCCATGTTGCATTTGACTTTGGCCTTTGAATAATTTGAGAGTGAACAGAAGATGGACGAAGCAAAAATGTGTGTCCCACCCCATCCATCACTGGAATTCCATGCCTGGAGGTCGATCAAGTATCCAGGAAGACGGGGGGGGGCGATGGTCTGaaaggtttggggacccctggGTTAGAGGAGTGTGGAAGGGGATAGggtgcagagctgggctgagaaagggcagatggagttcaatctggagagGTGGGACAtccactttgggaggacaaactcCAAGGCAGAGTACAAGGTTAATTGCAGGATTCTTGGTTGTGTGCAagaggagagagtgtgtgtccacagttccctgaaagttGCCTCACAGGGGGACAGGATAGTTAAGCTTATGGGGGTGTTGGCTTTCATCAGTCAAGGGGTTGGGTTtaagagccgtgaggtaatgatgcagttctacaaaattctggagaacagtgtccagttctggtcacctcagtaTGGGAAAGACAaggaagagtgcagaggagattgaccaggatgttacctggtttAGAGAGTGTGAATAatgagcagagattaagggagctggggctttactctttggagatgAGGAGGGCGAGAGGAGACATGATGGAGGTGGACACgatattaagaggaatagatggAGTGGACGGCCAGTGTTtccttcccagggcaccactgCTCAATGTTTAGAGGGCATGGCTTGAAGGTCATGGGAGGAAGGTTCAAGGGAGATATCAGAGGAGGGTTTTTATCCAGAGAGTGCGGGGTGCTTGCAGCACATGACCtaggtcagtggtggaggcaggtacattggtgGAATTCAAGAGATGACTGGACAAGCACATGGAGGAACTTACAGGGCAAGAtgatgggggaggcaggggctaaaggccagcacaacattgtggtccgaagggcctgtactgttctacaaaatgataaatattcacagttgcagttagtacaaGAGAAAGCAAGTGGGCCAAGGTTCTGTTCGGGGTTAGAGTGGAACAGGGAGGCTGTCAGAACagggaaatgttggaggaacttgcGGCATCcacagaactgacatttcgggcctgagacttTCCTCGGGGTGTGAGTGAAGAAAGAGATGGGCAtgtgaattaaaggctggggaaagagtcTTGACGAACAGACAAAGGGTGTTGGTAAAGACACGATGGGTCACACAGTGGACTTCATCGAGCAAAGAGAAAATACAAGTGAGCAACTTCTCAGGGTCGTCAAGGTGCAAGCAAAGTGTCggtaggcacctgaatgaaagggcagggtggggggggggggggtggttgaggaGCACCggcccacagacaggaggtaatgGGTCAATAATGGAGGGGGGCACAACAATAAACAGGGGGGAGCAGCTCTGTGaatgaggagggaagggggtggagagctggaggaaaggagacagagggagggagagggaacggggagaggtcgatgttaatgccatctggtcggaGAGTTCTCAGGCAGACAAAGTTCCTCTGATTTACGGATGCTCTTGGTTTGACTGTGCATGAGGTCACGGGGGGACGTCAGCGTGGAAGTGGGGCGTGATGAAGGTGTGGAGAGAgagcgagctgggggaaaggagatggggaagaaagggggatgtTGATGCCATTctgttggagggagcccagatggaagatgaggtgtcgttcctccaatgtgcagatggtctcagtctggcggaCAGatacgtcagcaagggaatgggccaGGGAACTGGAATGGGTGGACATTGGGAGGTCCACACTATTGTGGAGGACAGAGCCGAGCTGCTCAATGAAGTGACTTCCctgtctgtgtccagtctttGACGTGGCTGAGACCAAACAGGAGCACCAGACCCGGTAGATGGGTCCTGCAGATTCACTAGGAAGGGATGttcggggccccaaatggtggtgagggaggaggtgtggagccaagtggagcatctcctggagTCAGGGGTAGGGTccgtgcagggggggggggggggattggtggggagagaggagtcatggagggagcagaccCTGCAGAAGGCAGGAGATGTGTCCAGAGTTGATTGGATTATTGTTgcttcattcaagagcctgatcactgttgaaggggaaaaaaaacttcctgaacctggaggagctggacttcaggcttctggacCCTTTGCcagagggggagcagtgagacgaggttgtgaccagggtggctGGGGGATCTTGACCATGTCAGCTGCCATCTTGAGGCAGCTCCTCACCGAGATGTCTTCACTGGATGGGAGGTCGGTTCCCGTCTGCAGCCTCCTGCGAGCCTGGCCGCTCGAGTTGCCAAACCAGGTTGCGATGCAACCAGTCACTGAACGTCCTAAAGCGATGCCAGGGAGGTTCGATGGAGGATCCGGCGAGAACTAGAATGTGGATCGTGCTGGCGGAGTTTGACAGGGCTGCAGAGAGCCAAGGTTCAGCGGAATGTGGGCCAAACAAGGGCCAATGGAATAGCTCAGGCAACACAGATGAGTTGGGCAGGactcttacattttaaaataattaaatttttaaaaaacattttgcttcctgaacaccattgggtgtattttatggattatgggctgctgatcacgaaaatcaccttaaacatttcctatcacgtaccgttTATcagctataacctatttttgtgactacctgttatattttaagtcgTCTTCGAGCAGACAAggtgcaacatgtcgttgaaaattcatttcctgcgtCTGCATGTGGTCTCCTTCCCGGCCGATCTCGGTGCAGTCggtgatgaacacggtgaaaggtttcactgggaCATTGTGActgtggaaaagcggtatcaggaactggaatccatcaacgctggctaactattgttggacaaggacatgagaggcatcagatgctgagtacaaatgaaaatcagcagcaaaacatttttcagtgttgaactaatgcaacgtgtcagcatcatgatgcgattaaacagggtaaattcaataaaagttaatttaatgtttctccaacttcctacatgatagaacaaatttttaatatttataaatttaaattagacatacaatatggtaacaggcccttccggcccaagattaacctacaatcccagtatgttttgaagggtgggaggaaaccagagctctccgggggaaacccacgcagacatggattGGAACCCCGGTCCCGGTCATTGGCGCTGTCCACTACacgaaatctgaaatgatctttgtgttcagcttgaagttgtccatcgtaatccccaattttgtttcaggaagcaaaccttttgaaaaactttattgtccagtgttatcgcCTTCTGTACCCTAGAACCACTGCAAAAAATTCAAACCCGTCTCATGGTTATTAATTCTTTAATTGTGCTACAATTTGAAGTGATTTTTGAGCCAGGTTCttggcattttttaaaatattatacaaAATGGTTTGTTCCGACACATCACGGGAATTCTGATATAACCTGAAACTACACGTCAAATCTCCAACTACAACAAGTGTATACACTGACATCGACCTCGATACAAGGAACATCACAACAAAGTGCACAGAACTCACACGCGCGCTCGtgcgcgcgcgcacgcacacacacacacacacacacacacacacacacacacacacacacacacacacacacacacacacacacacacacacacacacatgcacattgtGCCTAAATCTACATCACTTGGTAGGAGGGAACTGCACTAGGTCACAAAGGGACGTGGGCTGGAAAGAAAACCAGGAGCTGGGATCCACAGCTTTGGACAGGCCCTGGGgcgggctggggaggggggtgcaggACTCCTCCACCCTCCAAGAGTCTCCCAGTCCCTTGGGTTTGCAATTGAGTCCTGTTcccatcttctctctctctttctctcaaggTTGAGGCCCAAGCACACAGGTGGCATagaaaagccccccccccccccccaatttgtaaaaatgcaatgctggagaaactcggcaggtcaagcagtgcaCTGCAAAGATCAAGACACATCGagatgtgagcaaaatgtaggcaggcatccggacaaaatggtgggggggggggggaggagggagggagggcaaagCTGTAaactggggggaggagggaagggggtggagagacgGAGGGAAGGAGTTAGAGGGATgggaaggagaatggagagtagtcTAGCAGAAACCGGACAAGTCCATTTATATTACTGCAaatatgtggaagctatggagagggggcagaggagtctggactggaaaatatgtcttttgaggcaaggttaacagagctgggacttttctctctggagcgaagaaggatgaaaggagacttaatagaggtcgacaagattctgagagacacagatagggtggacggccagtgcctgtttcctagggcaggaagacacgagtacaaagtgaagggagggaagtttaggggagacgtcaggggtaacatgaattgtgggggcctggaatgcatcacCAGGGAAAGAGgctgggacatttaagagactcttagacaggcacatggatgaaaggaaactagagggttctgggtgtgaTGTGGGGAAGGGTTAGATTCATGTAGCTCGGCAcatcattgtgggccgaaggcccAGTACTGAGCAATCTGCGTGGAGAGTGTCTAGATGGAATACGgggtgttgctcctctgattggTCTCTGTTTGGCTGTGTTTGTCTGCGCGGGATTGAAgaggttggtcactgggagggtCCCAGTCATGAATAGGGACAAAGCAAAGGTTCAGCACTGTGATCTCCCCTTGGTTTTATgtcttatctttgctacatacagtagttgtttgacctgcttcagccacagtatctgcagtcttCATGTCTTACACCACTTCCTTGTGACTGCTTTGCCACGTCCAGTAAAGCTGCCTCGCCCGTCGGATTTGCCCAGAGGACAACTGGTTAAGCTCTTGGTTGGACTGAGACTACCTGGTTACTCAGGTCTGAGTCATGATTGGATGGTTTGGTTTGGTCCGGTAAGGGGCAGGTTACTTGGACCTGATCGTGCGGTGTGGAGTTAGTTGGGTCTGGTCAGGATCATCAGTTGAGTTGGCATCAATGACTCACTGAATGTGGTCAGAGAAGTAGTTGGGGTGGGTTAATTGGACAAGTTAGAGACTAGTTACTTGGATAGGTCAGGACAAATGGTTAGTTTGACCTGGTTGGAGGCAAGTGGTTAGATGGATCTGGTTAGGGACAAGTGGTTAGTTGGACCTTGGTTGGGGACAAGTGGTTTAGATGGATCTGGTTAGAGACAAGTGGTTAGTTGGACTTGGTTGGGGACATGTGGTTAGTAGGGCCTGGTTAGGGGGCAAGTGGTTAGTTGGACCTGGTTGGAAACAAGTGGTTAGTTGGACCTGGTTGGGGACGTGGTTAGTTGGACCTGGTTGGGACAGAAGTTAATTGGACTTGGTTGGGGAAGTGGTTAGTTGGACCTGGTTAGGGACAGGTGGTTAGTTGGACCTGGTTAGGGACAAGTAGTTAGTTGGACCTGGTTAGGGACAAGTAGTTAGTTGAACCTGGTGGGGACAAGTGATTAGTTGGACCTGGTTAGCCACATGTGGTTAGTTGGACCTGGTTAGAGGGACAAGTTGTTTGTTGGACCTGGTTCAGGACTAACTAGTTGGTTCACTTTAGAGATTAACTAGAATGTGGCATCTGCAGGTGGTGGAGCCACATTATTGGGATGGAGCAGGTCTGGAATCTGTACCCCTGggctcccactctccccacaccaCTTTCCTTGCATGGGAATGGTCAGTCGGAAGGATTACACAGCTAAAAACCGCACATAAGTTCTCCAAGAACAGGAATGGACAGGGTTGGTCACTGCACGATCACTGGGCTTGGGGCCTGGCAGGGGGAACATGGCCCCAGAAGGTGAGGCCTGAGCAGGGTATGGAAAATGTCCAGGTTGGGCTTTGGGAGAATGCTGGGTCTAGCAGACCTCAGAGAGGAGCAAAGCCTCAGGACGGGGCCTGGAGAGGAACAAGGCCTTGAATCAACAACTCCAAGATGGAGCAAGGCCTCCAGACCACAGATCTGAGAGGAATAAGGCCTTGATTTCAGAGACCCTGTAGTTCAGGCTCATGACTCTAGGTGGTCTGGACCTTTCCCTCCAGAGGCTGGGAGGTCTGGTGATCCGTACAGCGACACTGGAATGGACACAGCACTGGGTGGGTTAGGGGTGGAATGACCTATGTACATCAAACCAAGCCTGGGCACTCACTGCAGGACCAAGCCCGGGTCTCAGGCAGTTTGAGAGCCAGGAAACTGCCCAGCGCCAGGGCCAGGGATGCCAGGAGGATTGGCACAGCCCGGGTCACCCCACGAACGACTGGAAGATGCTGATGCCCAGCACGGCCGCCAGCTTGCACAGGGCATTGAGGAACCCAAAGGCTGTGGTCCTGCcattggggagggagagagagagagatggttagCGGGGTGTGGCAAAGAGATAGTGGGGATGAGGTGGGGACAGGCGATGggaatggagggagtggggatggtgggggttggaggggagggtggggataGGAGAGTGTGGACAGAGACCGGGGACTGCAGGAGTGGGGATGGTGTGAGTGGGAACAGGTGGGGGCTTTGGGGTCGGGGGAACCTACCGCTTGTCGGACGGGTAGAGCTCGACAGTGAGCACGTCGAGCGCGTTCCACGACGCGATGCTGACACCACCGAACAGGCAGAGTAGAGCGATCATGGCTGACTCGTTGTTCCCGAAGGAGACAAAGAAGCAGCTGATGCAGGAGAGGGTGCTGGAGCcggctggggggtggggttggggggggggtggatgacgaGGAGGTGGGGAGAGAACAAAGTTACAACCTGAGccacaaataaaaatcctctccaTTCTTGGGCTGCTGGAAGTTTGAGAAGGAAGATCTACTCA comes from Narcine bancroftii isolate sNarBan1 chromosome 5, sNarBan1.hap1, whole genome shotgun sequence and encodes:
- the bola1 gene encoding bolA-like protein 1, which codes for MISANSTRRALASLAMQRPVETILRAKLQSDLSPSHLEVVNESHRHAVPLGSETHFKVVVVSQRFEGLPLLQRHRLVNKAVQEELATTVHALSIVAKTPQQWAADPQVSRSPPCLGGSKHHAPPTRDL